In Phragmites australis chromosome 16, lpPhrAust1.1, whole genome shotgun sequence, one DNA window encodes the following:
- the LOC133896329 gene encoding protein unc-13 homolog isoform X2, with protein MVLPLEFLQKFKASDFPDPLEYQAWQTRNFKLLEAGLLVHPLVPLKKSDISAQRLHQIIHEAYDGQLETGRNSESMQRLRRAVMSLACRSLDEASDECHWADGFPLNLHIYKMLLEACFNGGDGTVVDEIGEVVELLKKTWVILGVNRMLHNLCFNWALFNHFVMLGQADNELLSATENLLVEVAKDAKITKDPDYCDVLSSTLSSIMGWTEKRLLAYHETFNTSNIYTMQDIVSIGISTAKILVEDVSYEYCPGTKEETDVVRSRIETYIRSSLRTAFSQKMEEVYSKRSSRNPTLILSILAKEIGDLATKEKNMYSPILKKWHPLAAGVAVVTLHACFGNELKQFIVRLTELTLDTAEVLKAADNLEKVLVHIAVADSVDSDDGGKSLVSEMPPYEAGTVIANLVKAWVKERVDKLKGWADQNLQQETWNPKANNRDSFAPSSMEMLHIIDETLDAFFQLPIPMHSTLLPDLTAGFDACLKYYVSKVKSGCGTRSTLFPQLPHLTRCDVGSKLFKKKEKPQFLVKRGSQVGSTTGNEASSLPGLCVRINTLNYIQNELENLDKKMKTCLQLGEWAQSDTVDGLNINFELSKAACQEGIRQLCETTAYKVIFNDLNHVLLDTLYVGSPASNRIMPVLRELGPILRIISATVHSRMRNSLITALMKASFDGFLLVLLAGGPTRAFSCQDYQIIEDDFRALRGLYLAYGDGVAEELVGKASSEVKNILPLLRTDTETLIGRFKQIISESYESTTKSRFPIPPVPVQWSPNNPNTILRVLCYRNDEAATKFLKKTYDLPKTL; from the exons ATGGTTTTGCCCTTAGAGTTCCTGCAGAAGTTTAAAGCATCAGATTTCCCTGATCCTCTAGAGTATCAGGCTTGGCAGACTAGGAATTTCAAGCTTCTCGAGGCTGGTTTGCTGGTCCATCCGCTTGTTCCTTTAAAGAAATCAGACATTTCTGCACAGAGACTGCATCAAATAATACATGAAGCATATGATGGTCAACTTGAAACTGGGAGGAACTCAGAGTCCATGCAAAGGCTGCGCCGTGCTGTCATGTCCCTTGCGTGTAGATCCCTTGATGAAGCTTCTGATGAGTGCCACTGGGCAGATGGCTTTCCCTTGAATCTCCATATCTACAAAATGTTGTTAGAAGCTTGCTTCAATGGTGGTGATGGCACTGTAGTAGATGAGATTGGTGAAGTGGTGGAGCTGTTAAAGAAGACTTGGGTTATTCTTGGAGTCAATCGAATGCTCCACAACCTTTGCTTTAATTGGGCATTGTTCAACCATTTTGTCATGTTGGGCCAAGCAGATAATGAGTTACTTTCTGCTACAGAGAATCTGTTAGTTGAAGTTGCAAAAGATGCTAAAATAACAAAAGACCCAGATTATTGTGATGTATTGAGCTCCACTTTAAGCTCGATAATGGGTTGGACAGAGAAAAGACTGCTTGCTTACCATGAAACTTTCAATACAAGTAATATTTATACCATGCAAGATATTGTCTCAATAGGAATCTCAACTGCAAAGATTCTTGTTGAAGATGTATCTTATGAATACTGTCCTGGAACGAAGGAAGAGACTGATGTAGTGCGCAGCAGGATAGAAACCTATATACGGTCCTCACTCCGCACTGCCTTTTCTCAA AAAATGGAAGAGGTGTATTCAAAGCGGTCATCAAGGAACCCTACGCTTATTCTGTCTATTCTTGCAAAGGAAATTGGTGACCTTGCTACCAAGGAGAAAAATATGTACAGTCCAATATTGAAGAAATGGCACCCCCTTGCTGCAGGTGTTGCAGTTGTAACCCTTCATGCTTGCTTTGGGAATGAGCTGAAGCAATTTATAGTTAGGCTTACAGAACTCACACTGGATACAGCTGAAGTGCTTAAGGCGGCTGACAACTTAGAGAAGGTCCTAGTTCATATTGCTGTTGCAGATTCTGTGGACAGTGATGATGGAGGAAAGTCATTGGTCAGTGAGATGCCACCGTATGAGGCTGGAACTGTAATTGCTAATCTGGTGAAAGCATGGGTAAAAGAACGAGTAGACAAACTTAAGGGATGGGCTGACCAGAATTTACAGCAGGAG ACTTGGAACCCAAAGGCTAATAACAGGGATAGTTTTGCTCCCTCTTCTATGGAGATGCTGCACATAATTGATGAGACTTTGGATGCATTTTTTCAGTTGCCTATACCAATGCACTCTACTCTGCTTCCTGATCTGACAGCTGGATTCGATGCATGTCTGAAGTATTATGTCTCTAAAGTGAAGTCTGGCTGTG GAACACGGAGTACTCTTTTTCCTCAGCTACCTCATTTAACGAGGTGCGACGTTGGATCCAAATtattcaagaaaaaggaaaaaccacAGTTTCTTGTGAAGCGAGGATCACAAGTTGGATCAACCACTGGAAATGAAGCCTCGAGTCTTCCTGGACTATGTGTACGTATAAATACTCTCAATTACATCCAAAATGAGCTAGAGAACCTGGATAAGAAGATGAAAACATGCTTGCAACTTGGTGAGTGGGCTCAGTCTGATACGGTTGATGGACTGAACATCAACTTCGAGCTATCCAAGGCAGCTTGCCAAGAAGGAATCCGACAGTTGTGCGAGACAACTGCATATAAAGTAATATTCAATGATCTGAATCACGTTCTTTTGGATACGCTGTATGTTGGTAGCCCAGCATCAAATAGGATAATGCCTGTGTTAAGAGAGCTTGGCCCTATACTTAGGATTATATCTGCCACAGTGCATAGTAGGATGCGAAACAGTCTGATAACAGCATTGATGAAAGCCTCTTTTGATGGATTTTTGTTGGTGCTTCTAGCCGGTGGACCTACACGTGCTTTCAGCTGTCAAGACTATCAGATAATAGAGGACGATTTCAGAGCCCTCAGAGGCTTATATTTAGCATATGGTGATGGCGTGGCAGAGGAATTAGTTGGCAAGGCTTCCTCGGAGGTTAAGAACATTCTGCCACTCCTACGGACAGACACTGAAACCCTCATTGGACGGTTCAAGCAGATAATTTCTGAATCTTATGAATCTACAACGAAATCTAGGTTCCCGATTCCTCCTGTGCCTGTCCAGTGGAGCCCAAATAACCCCAACACAATACTGCGTGTTTTGTGCTATCGAAATGATGAGGCAGCTACTAAGTTCCTCAAGAAAACATATGATCTGCCAAAGACACTTTGA
- the LOC133896329 gene encoding protein unc-13 homolog isoform X1 translates to MARLFRHSSSSCHSSDLPAAGAATSSSPPLPSPFPDLGVALSDADLRTTAYELLVAASRATGAKPLTYIPQSASTSSSSTLQTTTASGNGKGALGLRPSASSNDGRPATAAELVRVRMGVTEQADARIRRGLLRIAAGQLGRRAESMVLPLEFLQKFKASDFPDPLEYQAWQTRNFKLLEAGLLVHPLVPLKKSDISAQRLHQIIHEAYDGQLETGRNSESMQRLRRAVMSLACRSLDEASDECHWADGFPLNLHIYKMLLEACFNGGDGTVVDEIGEVVELLKKTWVILGVNRMLHNLCFNWALFNHFVMLGQADNELLSATENLLVEVAKDAKITKDPDYCDVLSSTLSSIMGWTEKRLLAYHETFNTSNIYTMQDIVSIGISTAKILVEDVSYEYCPGTKEETDVVRSRIETYIRSSLRTAFSQKMEEVYSKRSSRNPTLILSILAKEIGDLATKEKNMYSPILKKWHPLAAGVAVVTLHACFGNELKQFIVRLTELTLDTAEVLKAADNLEKVLVHIAVADSVDSDDGGKSLVSEMPPYEAGTVIANLVKAWVKERVDKLKGWADQNLQQETWNPKANNRDSFAPSSMEMLHIIDETLDAFFQLPIPMHSTLLPDLTAGFDACLKYYVSKVKSGCGTRSTLFPQLPHLTRCDVGSKLFKKKEKPQFLVKRGSQVGSTTGNEASSLPGLCVRINTLNYIQNELENLDKKMKTCLQLGEWAQSDTVDGLNINFELSKAACQEGIRQLCETTAYKVIFNDLNHVLLDTLYVGSPASNRIMPVLRELGPILRIISATVHSRMRNSLITALMKASFDGFLLVLLAGGPTRAFSCQDYQIIEDDFRALRGLYLAYGDGVAEELVGKASSEVKNILPLLRTDTETLIGRFKQIISESYESTTKSRFPIPPVPVQWSPNNPNTILRVLCYRNDEAATKFLKKTYDLPKTL, encoded by the exons ATGGCACGCCTGTTCCGccattcctcctcctcctgccactCCAGTGacctccccgccgccggcgccgccacctcctcctcgccgccgctcccTTCCCCTTTCCCCGATCTCGGCGTGGCCCTCTCCGACGCCGACCTCCGCACCACCGCCTACGAGCTCCTCGTCGCCGCCTCCCGCGCCACCGGCGCCAAGCCCCTCACCTACATCCCTCAGTCCgcgtcgacctcctcctcctcaacccTCCAGACCACGACAGCGTCCGGCAATGGGAAGGGGGCGCTCGGGCTCAGGCCCTCGGCGTCCTCCAACGACGGGCGCCCGGCGACAGCGGCGGAGCTGGTGCGGGTGCGGATGGGGGTGACGGAGCAGGCTGACGCGAGGATCCGCCGGGGGCTTCTCCGCATCGCCGCCGGCCAG CTTGGCAGACGTGCAGAATCTATGGTTTTGCCCTTAGAGTTCCTGCAGAAGTTTAAAGCATCAGATTTCCCTGATCCTCTAGAGTATCAGGCTTGGCAGACTAGGAATTTCAAGCTTCTCGAGGCTGGTTTGCTGGTCCATCCGCTTGTTCCTTTAAAGAAATCAGACATTTCTGCACAGAGACTGCATCAAATAATACATGAAGCATATGATGGTCAACTTGAAACTGGGAGGAACTCAGAGTCCATGCAAAGGCTGCGCCGTGCTGTCATGTCCCTTGCGTGTAGATCCCTTGATGAAGCTTCTGATGAGTGCCACTGGGCAGATGGCTTTCCCTTGAATCTCCATATCTACAAAATGTTGTTAGAAGCTTGCTTCAATGGTGGTGATGGCACTGTAGTAGATGAGATTGGTGAAGTGGTGGAGCTGTTAAAGAAGACTTGGGTTATTCTTGGAGTCAATCGAATGCTCCACAACCTTTGCTTTAATTGGGCATTGTTCAACCATTTTGTCATGTTGGGCCAAGCAGATAATGAGTTACTTTCTGCTACAGAGAATCTGTTAGTTGAAGTTGCAAAAGATGCTAAAATAACAAAAGACCCAGATTATTGTGATGTATTGAGCTCCACTTTAAGCTCGATAATGGGTTGGACAGAGAAAAGACTGCTTGCTTACCATGAAACTTTCAATACAAGTAATATTTATACCATGCAAGATATTGTCTCAATAGGAATCTCAACTGCAAAGATTCTTGTTGAAGATGTATCTTATGAATACTGTCCTGGAACGAAGGAAGAGACTGATGTAGTGCGCAGCAGGATAGAAACCTATATACGGTCCTCACTCCGCACTGCCTTTTCTCAA AAAATGGAAGAGGTGTATTCAAAGCGGTCATCAAGGAACCCTACGCTTATTCTGTCTATTCTTGCAAAGGAAATTGGTGACCTTGCTACCAAGGAGAAAAATATGTACAGTCCAATATTGAAGAAATGGCACCCCCTTGCTGCAGGTGTTGCAGTTGTAACCCTTCATGCTTGCTTTGGGAATGAGCTGAAGCAATTTATAGTTAGGCTTACAGAACTCACACTGGATACAGCTGAAGTGCTTAAGGCGGCTGACAACTTAGAGAAGGTCCTAGTTCATATTGCTGTTGCAGATTCTGTGGACAGTGATGATGGAGGAAAGTCATTGGTCAGTGAGATGCCACCGTATGAGGCTGGAACTGTAATTGCTAATCTGGTGAAAGCATGGGTAAAAGAACGAGTAGACAAACTTAAGGGATGGGCTGACCAGAATTTACAGCAGGAG ACTTGGAACCCAAAGGCTAATAACAGGGATAGTTTTGCTCCCTCTTCTATGGAGATGCTGCACATAATTGATGAGACTTTGGATGCATTTTTTCAGTTGCCTATACCAATGCACTCTACTCTGCTTCCTGATCTGACAGCTGGATTCGATGCATGTCTGAAGTATTATGTCTCTAAAGTGAAGTCTGGCTGTG GAACACGGAGTACTCTTTTTCCTCAGCTACCTCATTTAACGAGGTGCGACGTTGGATCCAAATtattcaagaaaaaggaaaaaccacAGTTTCTTGTGAAGCGAGGATCACAAGTTGGATCAACCACTGGAAATGAAGCCTCGAGTCTTCCTGGACTATGTGTACGTATAAATACTCTCAATTACATCCAAAATGAGCTAGAGAACCTGGATAAGAAGATGAAAACATGCTTGCAACTTGGTGAGTGGGCTCAGTCTGATACGGTTGATGGACTGAACATCAACTTCGAGCTATCCAAGGCAGCTTGCCAAGAAGGAATCCGACAGTTGTGCGAGACAACTGCATATAAAGTAATATTCAATGATCTGAATCACGTTCTTTTGGATACGCTGTATGTTGGTAGCCCAGCATCAAATAGGATAATGCCTGTGTTAAGAGAGCTTGGCCCTATACTTAGGATTATATCTGCCACAGTGCATAGTAGGATGCGAAACAGTCTGATAACAGCATTGATGAAAGCCTCTTTTGATGGATTTTTGTTGGTGCTTCTAGCCGGTGGACCTACACGTGCTTTCAGCTGTCAAGACTATCAGATAATAGAGGACGATTTCAGAGCCCTCAGAGGCTTATATTTAGCATATGGTGATGGCGTGGCAGAGGAATTAGTTGGCAAGGCTTCCTCGGAGGTTAAGAACATTCTGCCACTCCTACGGACAGACACTGAAACCCTCATTGGACGGTTCAAGCAGATAATTTCTGAATCTTATGAATCTACAACGAAATCTAGGTTCCCGATTCCTCCTGTGCCTGTCCAGTGGAGCCCAAATAACCCCAACACAATACTGCGTGTTTTGTGCTATCGAAATGATGAGGCAGCTACTAAGTTCCTCAAGAAAACATATGATCTGCCAAAGACACTTTGA